In Salmo trutta unplaced genomic scaffold, fSalTru1.1, whole genome shotgun sequence, one DNA window encodes the following:
- the LOC115188040 gene encoding mdm2-binding protein-like gives MHDSTLPKASTLPKASTLPKDSSLPRVEPCGAEEVNLTMKTTEFIKHSQHADWPERSVLQNYEHLQRTRQKLRFGLLSGGSSDCLLGPKDIQGQRTTPALLDAKELLRHFTPDGLPTGDLQPLLVQRLGGNTFQMSPDLTPRKVTQIPFNQAASSHYHGLEFCLDEQGHKALDRDQGFVRLQSRLIRYETQTTCSKEPCPVPFALSPAPSPAVLSEPGSVPDGEALLNSDLPRIKRRSWDTDTVHPHKRLAKSESSESLGSVCSGSSGTDTHPALRGLRPQKTRSQSSSSVSALRLGPQGSEKPHPDPQNSHRAPQAQGHRQGQAEDKASKESRSQKHARMLKEVVAKTLKHHGITREHKYLAACSQRLFEISKFYLKDLKTSRGLHEEMMKAASSNAKQVIDWVTEKASK, from the exons ATGCATGACTCTACCCTGCCTAAAGCCTCTACCCTGCCTAAAGCCTCTACCCTGCCTAAAGACTCCAGTCTGCCCAGAGTTGAACCCTGTGGAGCAGAGGAGGTGAACCTCACTATGAAGACTACAG AGTTCATTAAACACTCCCAACATGCTGACTGGCCAGAGAGAAGTGTTCTGCAGAACTATGAGCACCTCCAGAGGACTCGTCAGAAGCTGAG GTTTGGTCTGCTGTCTGGCGGCTCGTCTGACTGTCTGCTGGGGCCTAAGGACATCCAGGGTCAGAGAACCACCCCAGCCTTGCTGGATGCCAAAGAGCTGCTTAGACACTTCACACCTGACGGCCTGCCCACCGGAGATCTGCAGCCTCTATTAGTCCAGAGACTAGG gggAAATACATTCCAGATGTCTCCAGACTTGACCCCCAGGAAAGTGACCCAGATCCCCTTCAACCAAGCAGCCAGCTCCCACTACCATGGACTaga GTTCTGTCTGGACGAGCAGGGCCACAAGGCCTTGGACCGGGACCAGGGCTTCGTCCGGCTGCAGTCCCGTCTGATTCGCTACGAGACCCAGACCACCTGCTCCAAGGAGCCTTGTCCCGTCCCCTTCGCCTTAAGCCCCGCCCCCTCGCCGGCCGTGCTGTCTGAACCAGGAAGTGTCCCGGACGGAGAGGCCCTCCTCAACTCTGACCTGCCCAGGATCAAGAGACGATCCTGGGATACAGACACCGTCCACCCCCATAAGAG GTTGGCCAAGTCAGAGAGCAGTGAGTCCCTGGGCTCTGTGTGCAGTGGCAGCAGTGGAACTGATACCCACCCAGCTTTAAGAGGCTTGAGACCGCAGAAAACCCGGTCTcagtcctcctcctctgtctcagccCTGAGACTGGGCCCCCAGGGGTCAGAGAAGCCCCACCCTGACCCCCAAAACAGCCACAGAGCCCCCCAGGCCCAGGGACACAGGCAGGGACAGGCAGAGGACAAGGCCAGCAAGGAGTCTCGCTCCCAGAAACATGCCCGG ATGCTAAAAGAGGTTGTGGCGAAGACGCTGAAGCATCATGGGATCACCAGAGAACACAAGTATCTTGCCGCCTGCAGTCAAAGACTGTTTGAAATCTCCAAATTCTATCTGAAG GATCTGAAAACATCCAGGGGCCTTCATGAGGAAATGATGAAAGCAGCCAGCAGCAATGCCAAGCAG GTCATTGACTGGGTTACGGAGAAGGCCTCTAAGTGA